The proteins below come from a single Tachypleus tridentatus isolate NWPU-2018 chromosome 13, ASM421037v1, whole genome shotgun sequence genomic window:
- the LOC143237235 gene encoding putative chitinase 2: protein MRGNIHITTILVLTLATFSTFILSTTSSFTNSTGSIFCVFGSSAVYRPGDGKFTVEDINPLLCTHLIFLHAALSNGGALVVSIDTDHDSDPETGMYASFNRLKRINPSLKTYLAVGGSEDSAVFSHTAADVRLRKGLARSAAEFIRKHGFDGIALGWFYPVLKSQYPADRENFIRLLKEMRKTMTAYGQDLAIFVSGTKSEIDKCYKADDVAEFVDYVLVLTMDYHGPWERKTGHYAPLYCHMEHTLPNRRLCVDYSITYWIKKGVPSHKLVMAIGTYGRSYKLVDPLEHGIEAEAEGPYIGGHYTSNPGFWG from the exons ATGCGTGGAAACATACATATAACAACGATCCTTGTCTTGACACTGGCAACGTTCTCAACATTTATCCTTTCCACTACTTCTTCTTTCACAA ATTCAACTGGAAGTATTTTCTGTGTTTTCGGAAGTAGTGCAGTTTATAGACCAGGAGACGGGAAATTTACTGTAGAAGATATCAATCCGCTACTCTGCACTCATCTAATATTTCTACACGCGGCACTGTCCAATGGGGGCGCTCTGGTGGTCAGTATTGACACCGATCACGATTCTGACCCTGAAACAG gCATGTATGCAAGCTTCAATCGTCTGAAAAGAATCAATCCCAGTCTTAAAACATACCTTGCCGTCGGAGGCAGTGAAGACTCCGCCGTATTTTCACACACTGCTGCCGACGTACGACTCCGGAAAGGCTTAGCTCGTAGTGCTGCAGAATTCATCAGGAAACACGGGTTTGACGGAATTGCGTTGGGATGGTTTTACCCTGTTCTTAAGAGCCAATATCCTGCCGACAGAGAGAACTTCATCAGGTTACTCAAG GAAATGAGGAAAACTATGACCGCGTACGGACAAGATCTGGCAATATTTGTTTCCGGAACGAAAAGTGAAATTGACAAATGCTATAAAGCCGATGACGTAGCAGA gTTTGTAGACTACGTTCTTGTGTTAACTATGGATTATCATGGGCCTTGGGAACGTAAAACAGGCCACTACGCGCCCCTTTATTGTCACATGGAACACACACTTCCTAATCGACGTCTCTGTGTG GATTATTCCATAACCTACTGGATAAAGAAAGGCGTTCCTTCACATAAGTTGGTAATGGCTATAGGTACCTATGGTCGATCCTACAAATTAGTTGATCCATTAGAACACGGGATTGAAGCCGAAGCAGAAGGACCGTATATTGGAGGACATTACACGAGTAACCCGGGTTTCTGGGGATGA